A genomic region of Paenibacillus sp. PL2-23 contains the following coding sequences:
- the ectA gene encoding diaminobutyrate acetyltransferase yields MIDHKTITLDYQKPEAADGHAVWKLVKRSGGLDVNTSYAYILLCDQFRDTCCVGKQEERTLGFVSAFRKPSEPNTLFVWQIAVDPILRGNGIASKLLAEVLRRDDNADIQYVEATIGPDNIASRQLFLRLAKTFGAECAISELYGEELFPEAHDAELLFRIGPLRRGAGRLEN; encoded by the coding sequence TTGATTGACCATAAAACGATAACACTCGACTATCAAAAGCCGGAAGCTGCCGATGGCCATGCGGTATGGAAGCTCGTCAAGCGCTCCGGCGGCCTGGATGTCAATACATCGTACGCCTATATTCTTCTGTGCGATCAATTCCGAGACACATGCTGCGTAGGTAAGCAGGAGGAGCGGACGCTCGGGTTTGTCTCCGCCTTCCGCAAGCCATCTGAGCCGAATACGCTGTTCGTCTGGCAGATTGCGGTAGATCCCATTCTTCGGGGCAACGGCATTGCCAGCAAGCTGCTGGCTGAGGTGCTGCGACGGGACGACAACGCGGACATTCAATATGTTGAAGCAACGATTGGTCCAGACAACATCGCTTCGCGGCAGCTGTTCCTTCGTTTGGCCAAAACCTTTGGCGCGGAATGCGCCATCTCGGAGTTGTACGGTGAAGAGCTGTTCCCGGAGGCGCATGACGCAGAGCTTCTATTCCGCATCGGACCGCTGCGGCGGGGAGCAGGACGACTGGAAAACTAA
- the ehuA gene encoding ectoine/hydroxyectoine ABC transporter ATP-binding protein EhuA — protein MTEAASIVPASPALVEYRGVTKRFGELEVIKGIDLTLHAGEKLALIGPSGSGKTTLGRMLMTLEQPTSGMIAIDGEPLWHRKSKKGELLPANEKHLRRMREKVGMVFQHFNLFPHLTVRRNVTLALTSVLKIGTEEANARAEAMLDKVGLSTKLDNYPSQLSGGQKQRVAIARALVMRPKVVVFDEVTSALDPELVGEVLEVIKEVALEGETAMMLITHEMDFAREVADRVVFGAEGLIVEQGPPAELFDSPKSERLQAFLSRFL, from the coding sequence ATGACGGAGGCTGCTTCCATCGTCCCCGCGTCTCCCGCGCTTGTCGAATATCGTGGAGTAACCAAACGATTCGGGGAGCTGGAGGTCATTAAGGGCATTGATCTGACCTTGCACGCCGGGGAGAAGCTGGCCCTCATCGGGCCAAGCGGCTCCGGCAAAACAACGCTTGGTCGGATGCTGATGACGCTGGAGCAGCCCACAAGCGGCATGATTGCCATCGACGGGGAGCCGCTCTGGCATCGTAAGAGTAAAAAAGGGGAGCTGCTGCCCGCCAATGAAAAGCATCTTCGGCGGATGAGGGAGAAGGTCGGTATGGTATTCCAGCATTTCAACCTGTTTCCTCATCTGACGGTCCGGCGCAATGTGACGCTGGCGCTTACGTCCGTGCTGAAGATTGGGACTGAGGAAGCCAATGCCAGGGCTGAAGCTATGCTGGATAAGGTCGGCTTGTCAACGAAGCTTGATAATTATCCATCACAGCTGTCAGGCGGCCAGAAGCAGCGCGTCGCTATAGCGCGTGCTCTAGTGATGAGGCCCAAGGTTGTTGTGTTCGACGAGGTAACGTCGGCGCTGGACCCCGAGCTTGTGGGCGAGGTGCTGGAAGTGATTAAAGAAGTGGCGCTGGAGGGCGAGACGGCGATGATGCTGATTACGCATGAGATGGATTTCGCCAGAGAAGTCGCCGATCGTGTCGTCTTCGGAGCGGAGGGCCTGATCGTGGAGCAGGGTCCGCCCGCCGAGCTGTTCGATTCGCCGAAGAGCGAACGGCTGCAGGCGTTCTTGAGCCGCTTCCTGTAA